In Sphingobacteriaceae bacterium, the following proteins share a genomic window:
- a CDS encoding cupin yields MERAAQKLFVEYSHVIDDNGIFPNSHLPVLIYKDVLDFPLFFDAVYITHLFEKNNWTNSWKAGIFTYHHYHSNAHEVIGVYKGKTELMLGGENGLKVMLEKGDVIIIPAGVAHKNLGDENAVACVGAYADGATYDICTGKKGERPLADTNLLTLALPDRDPVLGLKGGVEKYWR; encoded by the coding sequence ATGGAAAGAGCAGCTCAAAAACTATTTGTAGAATATTCACATGTAATCGACGACAATGGAATTTTTCCAAACAGTCACTTACCTGTTTTGATTTACAAAGATGTTCTTGATTTTCCGCTATTTTTTGATGCAGTTTACATCACGCATCTTTTTGAAAAAAATAACTGGACCAATAGCTGGAAAGCAGGCATCTTCACCTATCACCATTATCATAGCAATGCCCATGAAGTAATTGGTGTTTATAAAGGAAAAACAGAGCTTATGTTAGGCGGAGAAAATGGCTTAAAAGTGATGCTCGAAAAAGGCGATGTGATTATTATACCTGCCGGAGTGGCCCATAAAAATCTTGGCGACGAGAATGCTGTAGCCTGTGTAGGAGCTTATGCCGACGGCGCAACTTATGATATTTGCACCGGCAAAAAAGGTGAAAGACCATTAGCCGATACCAACCTGCTTACACTTGCATTACCAGATCGTGATCCCGTACTGGGACTTAAGGGCGGCGTTGAGAAATACTGGAGGTAA
- a CDS encoding DUF305 domain-containing protein yields the protein MKKTFLLLLSLCSGILFSQKNLSKKDSNFVIHSYEHTLLEIKLADLAQSKSTSPDVKSLASTLSNSHTKALGELKQLASQKNIQLPSSISEKQQNYYDKLNKKEGADFDKWYTKCAVKSHKMGACYVKKKSKKAKDAEIKSWAASYYPVLEQNRDKAKETCKALKNKK from the coding sequence ATGAAAAAGACCTTTTTACTTCTCCTTAGCCTCTGCTCGGGAATTTTATTCAGTCAAAAAAACCTCAGCAAAAAAGACAGCAATTTTGTAATTCACTCGTACGAGCACACTTTATTAGAAATAAAACTGGCAGACCTTGCCCAAAGCAAATCAACTTCGCCTGATGTAAAATCCCTGGCAAGTACCCTCAGTAATTCACATACTAAGGCTTTAGGAGAATTAAAGCAATTGGCTTCTCAAAAAAACATCCAGTTGCCTTCTTCCATTAGCGAAAAACAGCAAAACTATTATGATAAACTAAACAAAAAAGAAGGAGCTGATTTTGACAAATGGTATACCAAATGCGCCGTTAAATCGCATAAAATGGGAGCCTGCTATGTAAAGAAAAAATCTAAGAAAGCTAAAGACGCGGAAATAAAATCATGGGCTGCCTCTTATTATCCTGTTCTTGAACAAAACAGGGATAAGGCTAAAGAAACTTGTAAAGCATTAAAAAATAAAAAATAA
- a CDS encoding sugar kinase — protein MSLLVVGTVAFDAIETPFGKTDKIVGGAASYIALAASYFNKNIHLVSVIGDDFPESFLSTLKKEGVNLDGLEVKKGEKSFFWSGKYHNDLNSRDTLVTELNVLADFKPVVPEAAKNAEFLMLGNLAPAVQLSVINQMKERPKLIVLDTMNFWMDIAMEELMKVIAVIDVLTINDAEARQLSGEYSLVKAAQKILKMGPKTLVIKKGEHGALLFNQDEVFFAPALPLEEVYDPTGAGDSFAGGFIGYLAKTKDISFENMKNAIIFGSAMASFTVEKFGTERLIGLSQEDVEERVQEFVDLVQFDIALY, from the coding sequence ATGAGTCTATTAGTTGTAGGTACCGTAGCCTTTGATGCTATTGAAACACCATTCGGAAAAACAGATAAAATTGTAGGCGGAGCAGCCTCTTACATCGCTTTAGCAGCGTCATACTTTAATAAAAACATTCACCTGGTTTCAGTTATCGGTGATGATTTTCCGGAATCTTTTTTATCAACATTAAAAAAAGAAGGGGTTAATCTGGATGGACTTGAAGTAAAAAAAGGAGAAAAATCTTTTTTCTGGAGTGGAAAATACCATAACGACCTCAACTCACGCGATACTTTAGTAACAGAATTAAACGTACTTGCCGATTTTAAGCCCGTGGTGCCTGAAGCTGCCAAAAATGCTGAGTTTTTAATGCTTGGTAATCTTGCACCTGCTGTACAGTTAAGTGTAATCAACCAAATGAAAGAACGTCCGAAACTTATCGTATTGGATACCATGAACTTCTGGATGGATATCGCCATGGAAGAGTTGATGAAAGTGATTGCAGTAATAGATGTTCTTACTATTAACGATGCCGAAGCTCGTCAGCTTTCAGGGGAATACTCACTTGTAAAAGCAGCTCAAAAAATATTAAAAATGGGTCCAAAAACTCTGGTAATTAAAAAAGGAGAGCATGGTGCTTTATTATTTAACCAGGATGAAGTGTTCTTTGCCCCTGCCCTTCCTTTAGAAGAAGTGTATGATCCAACGGGCGCCGGCGACAGTTTTGCAGGTGGATTTATTGGCTACCTTGCTAAGACCAAAGACATTAGCTTCGAAAATATGAAAAATGCGATCATTTTCGGAAGTGCTATGGCCAGCTTTACAGTCGAAAAATTCGGAACAGAACGCTTGATAGGTCTTTCGCAAGAAGATGTTGAGGAACGCGTTCAGGAATTTGTTGATCTTGTTCAATTCGACATTGCGCTTTATTGA
- a CDS encoding transposase — MDPSYNDFLKIVLPEGICDYFELTGYKKDSESERIDLYLQEISTIPAEYATVRLTSKGFFDQVTIQDFPIRGHNVFLHVKRRRWLNEETGSVVFRNWDIITKGTRITNDFAAFLKEIS; from the coding sequence ATGGACCCATCCTACAATGACTTTTTAAAAATAGTATTACCTGAGGGGATTTGCGATTATTTTGAACTCACAGGTTATAAAAAAGACTCAGAAAGCGAGCGCATTGATTTGTATTTACAAGAGATAAGCACTATTCCTGCTGAGTACGCGACTGTCCGATTAACTTCAAAAGGTTTTTTTGATCAGGTAACTATACAAGATTTTCCGATTCGGGGGCACAATGTTTTTCTGCATGTCAAGCGTCGTCGCTGGCTTAATGAGGAGACCGGAAGTGTAGTTTTTCGTAATTGGGATATCATTACAAAAGGGACGCGAATCACAAACGATTTTGCGGCTTTTTTAAAAGAAATTAGTTGA
- a CDS encoding DDE transposase: MGSFYGINGKKLQRYYRKKLSDYNDWKYKNKAEQGIIFPENIGPYLSIDETCLSHSELYTILSNKAAKGKKGTIVAILKGTHSESIISLLQSIPLHLRKRVREVTLDLAGSMGLIVKKCFPHASMVIDRFHVQQLATEALQEIRIRHRWEAIEAENNGIDESRKNKRAYVPEILSNGETLKQLLARSRYLLYKAEHNWTLEQSQRANILFDRYPDIKKAYGLAQKLSWIYSNTKEKIYAFTRLAKWHEEVAQSGFKTFNTLSRTIENNYKRILNYFNNRSTNASAESFNAKIKAFRAQYRGVTDVNFFLFRLSKLFA; the protein is encoded by the coding sequence ATAGGCTCATTTTACGGCATTAATGGCAAAAAGCTTCAGCGTTACTATCGTAAGAAATTAAGTGATTATAACGATTGGAAATACAAGAATAAAGCCGAACAAGGAATTATATTTCCTGAAAACATTGGTCCTTATTTATCCATTGATGAGACCTGTTTATCACACTCAGAGCTTTACACAATCCTCTCCAACAAAGCGGCAAAAGGGAAGAAGGGTACCATAGTTGCGATTTTAAAGGGGACTCACTCGGAGAGCATAATCTCATTGCTACAAAGTATCCCCTTACATCTTAGAAAGAGAGTTCGTGAAGTCACACTGGATCTTGCGGGTAGCATGGGGTTAATCGTAAAAAAATGTTTTCCTCATGCAAGTATGGTTATTGATCGCTTCCATGTTCAACAGTTAGCTACCGAAGCACTCCAGGAAATAAGAATAAGACATCGTTGGGAAGCTATAGAGGCTGAAAATAATGGCATTGACGAATCCCGGAAAAACAAAAGAGCTTATGTCCCTGAAATTTTAAGTAATGGTGAGACTCTCAAACAACTACTCGCAAGAAGCCGCTATTTACTCTACAAAGCCGAACACAACTGGACTTTAGAACAATCCCAAAGAGCTAACATACTTTTTGATCGTTATCCTGATATTAAAAAAGCGTATGGTCTGGCTCAAAAATTATCCTGGATCTACAGCAATACAAAAGAGAAAATATATGCGTTTACAAGATTAGCCAAATGGCATGAAGAGGTTGCCCAATCTGGGTTCAAGACCTTCAATACCCTATCCAGAACCATTGAAAACAATTACAAAAGAATACTAAACTACTTTAATAACAGAAGTACTAATGCCTCAGCCGAATCATTTAATGCGAAAATCAAAGCTTTTAGAGCGCAATACCGAGGAGTTACAGATGTAAATTTCTTCCTATTTAGACTCTCTAAACTATTTGCCTAA